The Mycobacteriales bacterium DNA segment CGAGGTGGCCCAGCAGTGGGGGGTGTCGCGGCAGACGATGCATGCCTGGCTGGGTCGGTACGAGGCCGGCGGCCTTGCCGGGCTTCAGGACGGGTCGCACCGGCCGCGGTCGTGTCCGCATCAGATGCCGGCGGTGGTGGCGGCGGCGGTGTTGGAGTTGCGGCGGGTGCACCGGTGGTGGGGACCCCGGCGGATCCGGCATGAGCTGGTGCGGGGCGAGTTGGTGCCGGCCGGGCAGCTGCCGTCGGAGTCGGCGGTCTACCGGTGTCTGGTGCGGGCCGGGTTGATCGAGTCCGAGCGGCGGGTGCGGCGCGCTGACCGGTTCCGCCGGTGGGAACGGGGGACGGCGATGGAGCTGTGGCAGATGGACCTGGTCGGCGGGTTCGCGCTGGCCGACGGCACCCACGCCAAGGCGTTGACCGGGGTGGATGACCACTCCCGGTACTGCGTGTCGGCCCGGCTGATGGCCCGGGAGCGGACCCGGCCGGTCTGCGACGGATTAGCCGCGGCGCTGCGGGCGCACGGAGTGCCGCAGCAGGTGTTGACCGATAACGGGCGGGTGTTCACCGGCCGGTTCGGGCATCCGCCCACCGAGGTGCTCTTCGACCGGATCTGCCGGGAGAACGGCATCGAACACCTGCTCACCGCGCCGCGGTCCCCGACCACCACCGGCAAGATCGAGCGGCTCCACCGCACCCTGCGCGCCGAGTTCGACACCCGGCAGGTATTCCGGTCCCTCAACACCGCCCAGCAGGCACTCGATGAGTGGGTCTCCTACTACAACACCACCCGGCCGCACCAGGCACTGGGCATGAGCACCCCCGCCGCGAAGTTCACCGCACCCCGCGAACCAGATGTCCCCGGCTCACCGGTCCCCGAACTCACCGCGCTGCGCCAGGACCGGACCGGCGACACCTGGGTGGCCCGGCACGTGTCCCGCAACGGCGTGGTCTGTGTGTCCTGGCAACAGATCTGCCTCGGCATCAGCCACGCCGGCAGCCAAGTCGACATCCACGTCGACGACGACCTCCTGCAGATCTGGTCCGGACCCGAACTGATCAAAACCGTCAAACGCACCAGCCGAGGGGAGGTGCGCAAGAAGAACGCCTCCACCCAGGCAACACACACCTAATCTGTGACCGGGAGTGTCAACGATCAACCGAACAACACACGTCAAGCATCAACCGAAGGTGAACAGCGGCTCCACCAAAACCCCAGGTCAACGCCGCGCGCGAGCCCTGGCTCGGGGACCTGAACCGGACATGCAGGGCCCCGAGCAGCCAAAGAAGCAGCCAAAGTGTTCCTACGGCGCCGACCACAGCGCACCTTCCATCCGCTCGGCAGCCTCTATGGCGAGCTCCGGAGCTACGTGGCTGTAGGTGTTCAACGTGACGCTGATCTGCGAGTGACCCAGCACCTCCATCACGACCCGGGCGGGCACACCTTGCGAGAGCAGCAGGCTTGCCGCCGTATGCCGAAGGTCGTGCAAGCGCACGGGCCTCAGACCGGCGCGGGCTCCCTGCAGCAGCACGCACCCCATGACGGCCACGTGGACGGGGCGGGCCCAGCGGCGCAATGAGGACAGCGCCCCACTGGCATCGGCGCTGACCCCTGCCGTCGACATTCCCGTTACCGAGCATGGGCGGGGGCGGCAGGGCTAGCGTCGAGGTGGCCGGGTAGCCGCCCGAGAAAATTCTCATGACCCACGCCGGACAGTCTCACCCAGTGGTGGTCGTCAGCGGATTGCCGGGCACGTTTGTACCGACATCAAGCCGTTATCTGGCGTATCTCGTTGTCGGCGAGAAGGAGCCAGATGGTCTTGCCGACCGGGCGTCGGCGTACTCCCCACGAGGCCGCGAGAGCCTCGACGACCTGCATTCCCCGACCGGCCACGGCCTCGCGCGAAGGTGGCCGCAGCACAGGCCAGTCGGGTTGATCGTCGGCGACACTGATCTCCACGCCGGACCGGACACGTGCGACCGTGAGAACGATGGGTGGCCGCCCGTGGATCACAGCATTGGTGACCAGCTCGGAGACCATCAGTACCGCTGAGTCACGAGATGACTCGGTGCGGAACGCTGAGCTGCTCTGGATGAAATCGCGCGCGCAGCGGGGTGCGCGGGGCCCATTCGGCAGGGCAAGAACGAATGGTGTCTTGGCCAATGGCCTAGCCATGGTGAGCTGCCTCCTCGGGCTTATTGCCAAAGCTCGCCGAGATTCAGCCGTGTTCTGGCTCACCGCGGATGCCTGCTCTCGACAGCCTCACGTTGTTCGGTGCCTGGTCGATGGCTGGCGGTGGCAGGTGGGGTGGGTCGTTGCGGGAGTGAGGTTCCTTCGATGTCGAGGTCGGGGAGAATCCGGTTGAGCCAGCGGGGGAGGTACCAGGCGTGTTTGCCGGCGAGGGTAAGCACGGCGGGCACGATGGTCATGCGCACGGCAAGGGCGTCGCAGGCGACTCCGATGGCCAGGGCGAGGGCGAGGGATCGGATGGTGGTGTCCGCGGAAAGGAGAAAG contains these protein-coding regions:
- a CDS encoding ATP-binding protein, which translates into the protein MARPLAKTPFVLALPNGPRAPRCARDFIQSSSAFRTESSRDSAVLMVSELVTNAVIHGRPPIVLTVARVRSGVEISVADDQPDWPVLRPPSREAVAGRGMQVVEALAASWGVRRRPVGKTIWLLLADNEIRQITA
- a CDS encoding IS481 family transposase, translated to MRELSVVEQRYQAVLAVIAEGHSVTEVAQQWGVSRQTMHAWLGRYEAGGLAGLQDGSHRPRSCPHQMPAVVAAAVLELRRVHRWWGPRRIRHELVRGELVPAGQLPSESAVYRCLVRAGLIESERRVRRADRFRRWERGTAMELWQMDLVGGFALADGTHAKALTGVDDHSRYCVSARLMARERTRPVCDGLAAALRAHGVPQQVLTDNGRVFTGRFGHPPTEVLFDRICRENGIEHLLTAPRSPTTTGKIERLHRTLRAEFDTRQVFRSLNTAQQALDEWVSYYNTTRPHQALGMSTPAAKFTAPREPDVPGSPVPELTALRQDRTGDTWVARHVSRNGVVCVSWQQICLGISHAGSQVDIHVDDDLLQIWSGPELIKTVKRTSRGEVRKKNASTQATHT
- a CDS encoding tyrosine-type recombinase/integrase, with the translated sequence MSTAGVSADASGALSSLRRWARPVHVAVMGCVLLQGARAGLRPVRLHDLRHTAASLLLSQGVPARVVMEVLGHSQISVTLNTYSHVAPELAIEAAERMEGALWSAP
- a CDS encoding MMPL family transporter: IHTRDARHAIVAGGAAAARVVVAAALIMTCIFASFLLSADTTIRSLALALAIGVACDALAVRMTIVPAVLTLAGKHAWYLPRWLNRILPDLDIEGTSLPQRPTPPATASHRPGTEQREAVESRHPR